From a region of the Manduca sexta isolate Smith_Timp_Sample1 chromosome 19, JHU_Msex_v1.0, whole genome shotgun sequence genome:
- the LOC115440557 gene encoding uncharacterized protein LOC115440557 isoform X1: protein MAPKKNYTTRDMERAIEAVRNGEKVSVAAQRFGVPRITLRDKLTGKTPIYSTMGPSTVLTKDEEDLLEKWLIADQPFPLTKDNILDSVQKIIIDQKRKNPFTNNRPSRKWFQSFLRRHPNLTQRIETLSRPRDDVTESKWFEEIEQYLSKHNLKDILNDGRRVFNADESAFFLSPKSGRVLAKKEDKHFNNGHEKDNVTVVFTGNAAGELAPPMIIFNDEKIPSSIAASIPSDWAIGKSENGWMCSDICYEYVTNVFNPWLEKNNIKKPILMFADCRKSHLTLQISMFCSQNGIEVIALYPNSTHIHIPMDLSVFRPLETHWKEAVTQWKMENLGQNLQKENFAQVLQKALSNLSKDCIKNGFIGLFPFGPDYIKIPKMKQKDVTKKLTKKTNSAQAEFVKNLESEIVKIFSEQKLQHFNEIYFDNSKTLENSLPNEDGALYIIWAKNKFEQEFYQSSSNEYDDINVAPAPSAEAVSDQYNSHFTEKDILTSPHAMLNRDLILPTSVETVTSTVNHSKGASEPLSIINTELSTSLVIDQGSYPNLYQSELQNISSRNEDIFAEQLPSMLTDIVFNLPTN from the coding sequence ATGGCtccgaaaaaaaattacaccacAAGGGACATGGAAAGAGCAATTGAAGCAGTGAGAAATGGCGAAAAGGTTTCAGTAGCAGCTCAACGTTTCGGTGTACCAAGAATTACACTGCGTGACAAACTTACAGGAAAAACTCCAATATATAGCACCATGGGGCCGAGTACGGTATTAACTAAAGATGAAGAAGACCTTTTGGAAAAATGGCTAATCGCCGATCAACCTTTTCCACTgactaaagataatattttggatagtgtgcaaaaaattataatagatcaGAAAAGAAAAAATCCCTTTACAAATAATAGACCCAGCAGGAAGTGGTTTCAGTCCTTCCTAAGGAGACATCCAAATTTGACACAAAGAATAGAAACCTTATCAAGACCCCGGGATGATGTGACTGAAAGTAAGTGGTTTGAAGAAATCGAACAATATTTATCTAAGcataatttaaaagatattctAAACGATGGACGCAGGGTATTTAATGCAGACGAAAGTGCATTTTTCTTGTCACCTAAATCTGGGCGTGTTCTTGCCAAAAAAGaagataaacattttaacaatgGCCATGAGAAAGATAATGTTACAGTCGTATTTACCGGTAACGCAGCCGGAGAACTGGCGCCTccaatgattatttttaatgatgaaaAGATCCCTTCGTCCATTGCGGCGAGTATACCATCGGATTGGGCGATAGGTAAATCAGAAAACGGGTGGATGTGCAGCGACATATGTTATGAATATGTGACTAATGTCTTTAACCCCTGGTTagagaaaaataacattaaaaaaccaattttaatgtttgCGGATTGCCGAAAATCGCACCTTACGCTACAAATATCAATGTTTTGCTCACAAAACGGAATCGAAGTGATAGCTTTATATCCAAATTCTACGCACATTCATATACCGATGGATTTGTCAGTGTTTAGACCTCTTGAAACACATTGGAAAGAAGCTGTAACCCAGTGGAAAATGGAGAATCTTggtcaaaatcttcaaaaagaaaattttgcCCAAGTACTGCAAAAAGCTCTTTCAAACTTATCAAAAGATTGCATCAAGAATGGATTCATAGGACTTTTTCCATTCGGGCCTGACtatattaaaataccaaaaatgaAGCAAAAAGATGTtacaaagaaattaacaaagaaaactaACTCAGCGCAGGCAGAATTTGTAAAGAATTTAGAAAGTGAAATCGTGAAAATTTTTTCAGAGCAGAAGTTAcaacattttaatgaaatttacttCGACAATAGCAAAACGCTTGAAAACTCTCTACCTAATGAAGATGGGGCATTATATATAATTTGggccaaaaataaatttgaacaaGAGTTTTATCAATCATCATCAAATGAATACGATGATATAAATGTTGCTCCTGCACCATCGGCAGAAGCAGTTTCTGACCAATATAATTCACATTTCACTGAGAAAGACATTTTAACTAGCCCGCATGCTATGTTAAATAGAGATCTCATTTTGCCCACAAGCGTTGAAACTGTAACCAGTACTGTAAATCATTCAAAAGGCGCAAGCGAgccattaagtattataaacacTGAACTATCTACATCACTGGTAATAGATCAAGGTAGTTATCCTAACTTGTATCAATCTGAACTTCAGAATATATCTTCGAGGAACGAAGATATTTTCGCCGAACAATTACCATCTATGTTAACGGACATAGTTTTTAATTTGCCtacgaattaa